A portion of the Clostridium gelidum genome contains these proteins:
- the cysW gene encoding sulfate ABC transporter permease subunit CysW, with product MSKSLTNQRENKVVKYGLIAISVLFLVLMLIIPLISIISEALSKGFNVYIKAVSEGYTFKAMNLTFVATIVATIVNTLFGICVAWTITKFKFKGKNLLGALIDLPFAISPVIAGLIFVLTFGRGGLLEGVINQVDLKVVFAVPGIILATIFVTFPFVAREIIPLMNAQGTDEEEAAAMMGAGGFKIFLKVTLPNIKWGLIYGIILCAARAMGEFGAVSVVSGHIRGKTNTLPLQVEILYNEYQFAAAFAVASILVIIAIIILILRNIVEWKSKKEV from the coding sequence TTGAGTAAGTCATTAACAAATCAGAGAGAAAATAAAGTTGTGAAATATGGGTTGATAGCTATAAGCGTGCTATTTTTAGTCTTAATGTTAATAATTCCTCTTATAAGCATAATTTCAGAAGCTTTATCAAAAGGTTTTAATGTATATATTAAAGCTGTTTCAGAGGGATATACTTTTAAAGCTATGAATCTTACATTTGTAGCTACTATAGTTGCAACCATCGTGAACACTTTATTTGGTATATGCGTGGCATGGACAATTACAAAGTTCAAATTTAAAGGTAAAAATTTATTGGGTGCTCTAATTGACTTACCTTTTGCAATTTCACCTGTTATTGCTGGTTTAATATTTGTATTGACATTTGGGCGTGGAGGTCTACTTGAAGGAGTAATAAATCAGGTCGATTTAAAAGTGGTTTTTGCTGTTCCGGGAATTATATTAGCTACTATATTTGTAACTTTTCCTTTTGTAGCAAGAGAAATAATACCATTAATGAATGCTCAAGGTACTGATGAAGAAGAAGCAGCTGCAATGATGGGAGCTGGTGGATTTAAAATATTTTTGAAAGTAACACTACCCAATATAAAATGGGGCCTTATATATGGAATAATACTTTGTGCTGCACGTGCAATGGGAGAATTTGGAGCAGTATCAGTAGTATCTGGTCATATAAGAGGAAAGACAAATACACTTCCGTTACAGGTTGAAATTTTATATAACGAATATCAATTTGCAGCAGCTTTTGCAGTTGCATCAATATTAGTTATTATTGCAATTATTATTTTAATACTAAGAAATATTGTTGAATGGAAGAGTAAAAAGGAGGTCTAG